In Silene latifolia isolate original U9 population chromosome 3, ASM4854445v1, whole genome shotgun sequence, a single window of DNA contains:
- the LOC141649615 gene encoding uncharacterized protein LOC141649615, whose product MFLNSWSSGHKFSVKAAYVFFRGADDAGPWTKALVHARIVPSHKFICSLAARQQLTIVDNLQKRGFWFINRCALCEGALETHIHIFFQCPFSYEVWTKIQQWMGIYCIGGSLQQILEIVVTGRQHRQWEQVWFQTSLAATVHQLWAERNVKIFQGRKNVGANIVRRIQFLVSVRMLMWKNHNQYSFIVARLCS is encoded by the coding sequence ATGTTCCTGAATAGCTGGTCTTCTGGACATAAGTTTAGTGTTAAAGCTGCTTATGTCTTCTTCAGAGGTGCTGATGATGCTGGCCCTTGGACAAAAGCCCTTGTTCATGCTAGGATTGTGCCTAGTCACAAGTTTATTTGCTCTCTTGCAGCTCGGCAGCAGCTTACTATTGTTGATAACTTGCAGAAAAGAGGCTTTTGGTTTATAAATAGATGTGCTCTGTGTGAGGGTGCTTTGGAAACTCATATCCATATTTTCTTTCAATGTCCTTTCTCATATGAAGTCTGGACTAAAATACAACAATGGATGGGCATCTATTGCATTGGTGGTAGTCTGCAGCAGATTTTGGAGATAGTGGTCACAGGAAGACAGCATAGACAATGGGAGCAAGTCTGGTTTCAGACCTCACTTGCTGCTACTGTGCATCAGTTATGGGCAGAAAGAAATGTCAAAATCTTTCAAGGAAGGAAGAATGTTGGTGCCAACATTGTCCGTAGGATCCAATTCTTAGTGTCTGTGCGGATGTTGATGTGGAAAAATCACAATCAGTATAGTTTTATTGTAGCTAGGTTATGCTCCTAG
- the LOC141647949 gene encoding putative 2-carboxy-D-arabinitol-1-phosphatase has protein sequence MHAFSPSPLQFIIITKKPYYSYSTNPKLWKIRSSATTLTAERELSVEFPAIKAAKRVVLVRHGQSTWNAEGRIQGSSNFSVLTPKGEAQAETSRQMLLDDSFDVCFTSPLSRSKRTAEIIWGTRDAPMIPDTDLREIDLYSFQGLLKHEGKEKFGPAFRQWQVDAPNFVIDDHYPVRELWARARSCWDRILEHQSKSVLVVAHNAVNQALVATAIGLGTEYFRVLLQSNCGVSVLDFIPRPEDRSPYICLNRLNQTPGSPIAGGTSAGRKASSRIILACHGTSENSGEVGDQPMNMLGVIQAQKTAELLLDLKVNTVVSSPRKASAETAKIISQVQEAADCLGADCVPRYVDVKEMEQLSVETFLGQSKQNLAMDSIIGSSLNGLEDGVINPLWDQTENAWQSLIKELSNSSEQEQVVVAVGHPILHIALMTHCLNLSEDWLGSFHLDEGSISVIDFPDGPTGKGIIRCINYTAHLGRWSIPITKSTLEDEEY, from the exons ATGCATGCCTTTTCACCATCTCCACTCCAATTCATAATCATCACCAAAAAACCCTATTATTCATACTCCACTAACCCTAAACTATGGAAGATTCGATCATCCGCGACGACATTGACGGCGGAGAGAGAATTATCGGTTGAATTTCCGGCGATTAAGGCGGCGAAGCGAGTGGTATTGGTGAGGCACGGGCAAAGCACGTGGAATGCTGAGGGAAGAATACAAGGGAGTTCCAATTTCTCGGTACTTACTCCGAAAGGCGAGGCTCAAGCTGAGACTTCTCGTCAAATGCTTCTTGATGATTCCTTTGATGTTTGCTTCACTAG TCCCCTCTCTAGATCAAAGCGAACGGCTGAAATTATTTGGGGTACCCGCGATGCACCAATGATCCCGGATACTGATCTGAGGGAAATAGATCTGTATTCTTTTCAA GGACTTTTAAAACACGAGGGAAAGGAGAAGTTTGGCCCTGCTTTTCGCCAGTGGCAAGTTGATGCTCCGAACTTTGTGATAGATGATCATTATCCTGTCAGGGAGTTATGGGCACGTGCGAGAAGTTGCTGGGACAGGATCCTAGAACACCAAAGCAAGTCTGTACTTGTAGTTGCTCATAATGCTGTGAACCAAGCACTTGTTGCAACAGCAATTG GCTTGGGAACCGAGTATTTCAGAGTGCTACTTCAGAGCAACTGTGGTGTAAGTGTGTTGGATTTCATACCTCGGCCTGAGGACAGGTCTCCATACATCTGCCTTAATCGTTTGAACCAG ACTCCGGGTTCACCCATAGCTGGTGGAACTTCTGCGGGTAGGAAAGCAAGCAGTCGGATCATCCTGGCTTGTCACGGGACATCAGAGAACAGTGGAGAG GTTGGGGATCAACCAATGAACATGCTTGGTGTCATTCAG GCACAGAAAACTGCAGAGCTATTGCTTGATTTGAAAGTGAACACAGTAGTTAGCAGCCCAAGAAAGGCCTCAGCTGAAACAGCTAAGATCATATCTCAA GTTCAAGAAGCTGCAGATTGCTTAGGTGCTGATTGTGTGCCGCGCTATGTGGATGTGAAGGAAATGGAACAACTTTCCGTGGAAACCTTTCTTGGCCAATCAAAACAA AACTTGGCTATGGATTCCATTATCGGGTCTTCACTCAATGGACTCGAGGACGGTGTGATAAATCCACTGTGGGATCAAACAGAAAACGCGTGGCAAAGTTTAATTAAGGAGCTATCTAATTCATCAGAACAAGAGCAAGTGGTGGTTGCAGTAGGACATCCAATTCTGCACATTGCTCTAATGACACATTGCCTGAATTTGAGCGAAGATTGGTTGGGATCTTTCCATCTGGATGAAGGTAGTATAAGCGTCATCGATTTCCCTGACGGACCGACTGGAAAAGGTATCATTAGATGCATAAATTATACTGCTCATTTAGGAAGATGGTCAATCCCCATCACTAAATCTACTCTGGAGGACGAAGAGTACTAG